One window from the genome of Hyphomonas neptunium ATCC 15444 encodes:
- a CDS encoding acylase, translating to MRHIRLFAAAFLVAAQVGLAACASDAGMALAPPEEAAPPAAEAEILWDTYGVPHIYGPDAESVFYGYGWAQVASHANTVLRLYGEARGKGAEYWGAEYEETTKWLVKNDVPGRAQLWYDAYSPEFRAKLDAFAEGMNAYAAANPEAIDPELRVVLPVSGVDVVAHAHRLMNFVYVASPGRVAGEGDPPDLSEQGSNTWAISGSKTASGNTMLLQNPHLPWGTGYFIYYEAHLNGPDFEIYGATQIGLPVIRFAFNQQMGISNTVNGMVGATTYELTLKDNGYLFDGEVLPFDVRETSYKLRQDDGTLLDVPVSVRSTVHGPVFEKADGKTIALRVAGLDRGGMLEQYFDMVTSDSHEEFQSAMSRLQVPTFNISYADRDGHIEYIFNGIAPKRPSGDIAFWQGLVPGDTSEYLWTDIHSFEDLPRVTDPETGFIQNSNDPPWEATYPVAYKPEDYPAYFAPRTPLSMRAQESIRMMTEAEDLTLDELVTLKLSANALMADRVLPDLLAAAASDPDSDMQAAVKVLSEWDRTFSSENRAGVLFEEWGKLFAGPRMTGQSGFAVPWSADDPINTPSGLKDPAASVELLRQAIASTKEKYGQIDPVYGDVSRFILEDVDVPGLGGYGNLGAFHVITWSDPNADGVRTPNHGETWVAMIEFSTPVKAYGLMSYGNSRQPGTSHYSDQLNMLSEEKYRELWLQREQVEANLAERTPLNR from the coding sequence ATGAGACATATCAGGCTGTTTGCGGCGGCATTTCTTGTCGCGGCCCAGGTCGGGCTTGCGGCATGCGCCAGTGACGCAGGTATGGCGCTCGCGCCGCCCGAAGAGGCAGCGCCGCCGGCGGCGGAAGCCGAAATCCTTTGGGACACGTATGGCGTTCCCCACATTTATGGTCCGGATGCGGAATCAGTTTTCTATGGATATGGCTGGGCTCAGGTCGCCAGCCACGCCAACACGGTGCTCCGGCTCTATGGAGAAGCGCGTGGCAAGGGTGCCGAGTATTGGGGCGCGGAGTATGAAGAGACCACCAAATGGCTGGTCAAGAATGATGTGCCGGGCAGGGCTCAGCTTTGGTATGATGCCTACTCGCCAGAGTTCCGCGCCAAGCTTGATGCGTTTGCGGAGGGCATGAATGCCTATGCTGCGGCCAATCCCGAGGCCATTGATCCGGAGCTGCGCGTCGTGCTGCCCGTCAGCGGCGTGGATGTTGTCGCGCATGCGCACCGCCTGATGAATTTTGTCTATGTGGCGTCTCCCGGCCGCGTGGCAGGGGAGGGCGATCCGCCTGACCTCTCCGAACAGGGGTCGAATACATGGGCGATTTCCGGTTCGAAAACGGCATCCGGCAATACGATGCTGTTGCAGAACCCGCACCTGCCCTGGGGCACGGGCTATTTCATTTATTATGAGGCGCACCTCAACGGCCCGGACTTTGAAATCTATGGCGCCACACAGATCGGCCTGCCGGTGATCCGGTTTGCTTTCAATCAGCAGATGGGTATTTCCAACACCGTGAACGGCATGGTGGGCGCAACGACCTATGAGCTGACGCTGAAGGACAATGGCTACCTCTTTGACGGCGAAGTTTTGCCTTTTGATGTCCGTGAGACGTCCTACAAGCTGCGCCAGGATGACGGCACCCTGCTGGACGTGCCGGTGTCTGTGCGGTCGACCGTACACGGGCCCGTGTTTGAAAAGGCAGATGGCAAGACCATCGCGCTGCGGGTTGCAGGGCTCGATCGCGGTGGAATGCTGGAGCAGTATTTCGACATGGTCACGTCCGACAGCCATGAAGAATTCCAGTCTGCCATGAGCCGTCTGCAGGTGCCGACGTTCAATATTTCCTATGCCGACCGGGACGGGCATATCGAGTATATTTTCAATGGCATCGCGCCCAAACGCCCTTCAGGCGATATTGCCTTCTGGCAGGGGCTCGTGCCCGGAGACACGTCTGAATATCTGTGGACCGACATTCATTCGTTTGAAGATCTGCCGCGGGTAACAGATCCGGAAACCGGCTTCATTCAGAACTCCAATGACCCGCCTTGGGAGGCGACCTATCCGGTCGCTTACAAGCCTGAGGACTACCCAGCCTACTTTGCGCCGCGCACACCGCTTTCCATGCGGGCGCAGGAGTCGATCCGCATGATGACAGAAGCGGAAGACCTGACGCTGGACGAACTTGTAACGTTGAAGCTCTCCGCCAATGCGCTGATGGCAGACCGGGTGCTGCCCGATCTGCTGGCTGCGGCGGCGAGTGATCCAGATTCGGATATGCAGGCAGCGGTGAAAGTGCTGTCCGAATGGGATCGCACATTCTCCAGCGAAAATCGCGCCGGGGTCCTGTTTGAGGAATGGGGCAAGCTGTTTGCTGGCCCGCGCATGACCGGTCAGTCCGGATTTGCCGTGCCCTGGTCGGCAGATGATCCGATCAATACGCCCTCCGGCTTGAAAGATCCGGCGGCCTCTGTCGAGCTTCTTCGTCAGGCCATCGCCTCGACCAAGGAGAAGTATGGTCAGATCGATCCGGTCTATGGAGATGTGTCGCGCTTCATCCTTGAAGATGTGGATGTGCCGGGGCTCGGCGGATACGGGAACCTGGGCGCGTTCCATGTGATTACCTGGTCGGACCCGAATGCAGACGGCGTGCGCACGCCTAACCATGGCGAGACCTGGGTGGCGATGATCGAGTTTTCCACGCCGGTAAAGGCTTATGGCCTCATGAGCTATGGGAACTCCCGGCAGCCCGGCACGAGCCACTACAGCGATCAGCTCAACATGCTGTCAGAGGAAAAGTACCGCGAACTCTGGCTGCAACGCGAGCAGGTGGAAGCCAACCTGGCAGAGCGCACTCCGCTCAACCGATAG
- a CDS encoding TraB/GumN family protein — protein sequence MKLPFADTLLASCALIFLVGCQPSNIDEAPAEASPAVAGEACDAARRAEMRTVRPGLEAAALEAARASRGDGAPALWTLRDDDTTINFLGTVHLLRPELEWQTPEIEAAIAGADTVVFEADTTSPEAQRELMKFYTTQGFFTDGTQLTSLLSDAETAELEGALESVGLPIEALLPHRPWMAAVNISVKQMLDEGFDPEAGVEQVIERAAVAQGADFAYLETVQQQLGGLAGLSHCEQVDFLMATVDGIGEGAGALDLLVDEWADGDVTGLGLMMANPEMLGSQPIYDVMMTDRNERWVPQITAMLDQPGTILIAVGAGHLAGEDSVIKMLRDEGYTVEGP from the coding sequence ATGAAGCTGCCCTTTGCCGATACTCTCCTGGCCAGCTGCGCCCTGATTTTTCTGGTGGGGTGCCAGCCGTCAAACATTGATGAGGCGCCCGCTGAGGCTAGCCCGGCTGTGGCAGGGGAGGCCTGCGATGCTGCGCGGCGGGCAGAGATGCGCACCGTTCGGCCGGGGCTTGAGGCAGCGGCGCTGGAAGCTGCGCGCGCCAGCCGTGGCGACGGGGCGCCCGCGCTCTGGACGCTGCGCGATGACGATACGACCATCAATTTTCTGGGAACGGTCCACCTTCTGCGCCCGGAACTTGAGTGGCAGACGCCAGAGATCGAGGCGGCAATCGCCGGCGCGGACACTGTGGTTTTCGAGGCAGATACAACGAGCCCTGAAGCCCAGCGCGAGTTGATGAAGTTCTACACGACCCAGGGGTTTTTTACCGATGGGACGCAGCTGACGAGCCTCCTCTCGGACGCTGAGACGGCGGAACTTGAAGGGGCGCTTGAAAGTGTGGGGCTTCCCATCGAGGCGTTACTGCCGCACCGGCCGTGGATGGCCGCGGTCAACATCTCCGTGAAGCAGATGCTGGATGAGGGGTTTGATCCCGAAGCCGGCGTGGAGCAGGTGATTGAGCGCGCTGCCGTGGCCCAGGGCGCTGACTTTGCGTATCTGGAAACGGTCCAGCAGCAGCTGGGCGGCTTGGCCGGCCTCAGCCATTGCGAGCAGGTCGACTTCCTGATGGCGACGGTGGACGGCATCGGGGAAGGCGCAGGCGCGCTGGACCTGCTGGTGGATGAGTGGGCTGACGGGGACGTGACCGGCCTCGGCCTGATGATGGCCAATCCGGAAATGCTGGGGTCTCAGCCGATCTATGATGTGATGATGACCGACCGGAACGAACGCTGGGTGCCGCAGATTACTGCCATGCTGGATCAGCCGGGCACGATCCTGATTGCCGTTGGCGCGGGCCACCTGGCCGGTGAAGACAGTGTCATCAAGATGCTGCGCGACGAGGGTTATACGGTCGAGGGGCCGTAA
- a CDS encoding N-formylglutamate amidohydrolase: protein MPDTSPILTIDEGPPIEPPELDAPFLLSEPQIDAAPIVFASPHSGNHYPEEMVSALCVPLMDVRRTEDAFVDELFSNAPHHGGTLLAARFGRSVVDLNRDPHELDPAMFHDGPPRACALPTPRVEAGLGCLPRVGARGEAIYSRLLYKAEGERRLSGIHDVYHGQLSGLLDAQRTRHGRALLVDCHSMPSVQPGRRNLTDIVLGDRFGSSSDARLVNRLERVFRNHGLTVARNAPYAGGYTTRRYGRPKRGIHAIQIEINRGLYMDEQAITRAGGFSALRPIMDAVIVEMIAAIRELTER from the coding sequence ATGCCCGATACGTCGCCCATCCTAACGATTGATGAAGGACCGCCCATCGAGCCGCCTGAGCTCGATGCCCCCTTCCTGTTGTCCGAGCCTCAAATTGACGCCGCCCCGATCGTTTTTGCAAGTCCGCATTCGGGCAACCACTATCCTGAAGAAATGGTCTCTGCGCTTTGCGTCCCCTTGATGGATGTCCGCAGAACGGAAGACGCCTTCGTGGACGAGCTGTTTTCAAACGCCCCTCACCATGGCGGAACCCTGCTCGCAGCGCGGTTTGGGCGGTCAGTCGTTGACCTCAACCGCGATCCCCACGAACTCGATCCCGCCATGTTTCATGACGGCCCACCTCGGGCCTGCGCCCTGCCCACGCCGCGCGTTGAAGCAGGTCTTGGCTGCTTGCCCAGGGTCGGCGCGCGGGGCGAAGCGATTTACAGCCGGCTCCTGTACAAGGCGGAGGGAGAACGACGCCTGTCGGGTATCCATGATGTCTATCATGGCCAGCTATCGGGCCTGCTCGACGCGCAGCGAACCCGGCATGGCCGGGCATTGCTCGTGGATTGCCACTCGATGCCATCGGTACAGCCTGGCCGGCGCAATTTGACCGACATTGTCCTGGGCGATCGCTTCGGATCAAGCAGTGATGCCCGCTTGGTAAACCGTCTGGAGCGGGTTTTCCGCAATCACGGGCTGACTGTGGCGCGCAACGCACCCTATGCCGGGGGATATACCACCCGGCGCTATGGCCGCCCGAAACGCGGCATTCATGCCATTCAGATCGAAATCAATCGCGGCCTCTATATGGACGAGCAGGCAATTACCCGCGCTGGCGGCTTTTCGGCCCTTCGCCCGATCATGGACGCCGTCATCGTCGAGATGATTGCCGCCATCCGTGAGCTAACCGAGCGATAG
- a CDS encoding helix-turn-helix domain-containing protein, with amino-acid sequence MADETDLHVGKRLRRRRRLLGMTQQDLASQVGVRFQQIQKYECGANRITASRLYDLARAMNVSVQYFYDGMVVPGTVPNAANDAEQMEGDILSQKETLELVRAYYRLSERPRRRLLELAKALEQDTSSTGAA; translated from the coding sequence ATGGCTGACGAAACTGACCTGCACGTTGGCAAGCGCCTGCGCCGCCGCCGCCGCCTGCTTGGCATGACACAGCAGGATCTGGCGTCCCAGGTGGGCGTGCGCTTCCAGCAAATCCAGAAATACGAGTGTGGCGCAAACCGCATCACCGCCTCGCGCCTGTATGATCTGGCTCGGGCAATGAATGTGTCCGTCCAGTACTTCTATGATGGCATGGTTGTGCCCGGCACCGTGCCAAACGCGGCCAATGACGCCGAACAGATGGAAGGCGACATCCTCTCCCAGAAGGAAACCCTGGAGCTGGTGCGTGCGTACTACCGCCTGAGCGAGCGCCCGCGCCGCCGCCTGCTGGAGCTTGCCAAAGCCCTGGAGCAGGACACTTCCAGCACCGGCGCTGCTTGA
- a CDS encoding CRTAC1 family protein — protein sequence MKHYLKYLPAVLPLIAAACAAAPETPQLAPGNAPVVDVPVAPEAAETVSPALSFVSVQPELFGVAGSLSNVWADFDRDGQLDLAVSLKGGAVRLYRQDDGVFTSVGEALGLPVSGPEFRGLSWGDYDEDGYPDLLAGATSPEELSRVFRNDAGTGFVDVSAELGLTIPGRSARQTNWIDYDNDGDLDVYSANRAGTNKLFENTGGVFAEVFVGEGPSDERPTVGACWFDYNLDGRLDLFLANQSGAEDAVWKNDISGFTDVASEAGIITTGRTKQEGGVGCAVGDFDNDGRLDIYFINYGANKLYRNTGEGGFEDVTEASGVADPDHAVGGDWGDFNNDGFLDLFVVGYEGPFGEQVPVNYLYLNDGQGGFSNILPLDHPINAGDHGVIWVDYDLDGALDLSLTDGYGPEGGHFVFRNELGAGTGLNVMVLNSAGLRVVPGAEVRLYDAAGDILATRLVHTGGGYNAQSAVPVHFGLKDAESVTVEVTFLTAQGRVTQKVTGVDPVEWAGKALVVQQE from the coding sequence ATGAAACACTATCTGAAATACTTGCCTGCGGTTCTGCCGCTTATAGCGGCAGCCTGCGCGGCGGCGCCGGAAACTCCGCAACTGGCGCCCGGCAACGCGCCGGTGGTGGATGTACCTGTGGCGCCGGAAGCGGCGGAGACGGTATCCCCGGCGCTGTCTTTTGTATCAGTCCAGCCCGAGCTTTTTGGTGTGGCCGGATCGCTCTCGAATGTGTGGGCGGACTTTGACCGGGATGGCCAGCTTGATCTGGCCGTGTCGCTGAAGGGCGGCGCTGTGCGGCTTTACAGGCAGGATGATGGGGTGTTCACAAGCGTGGGTGAGGCGCTGGGATTGCCTGTTTCGGGCCCGGAATTCCGGGGCTTGAGCTGGGGTGATTATGACGAGGACGGCTATCCTGACCTGCTCGCGGGCGCAACGTCTCCAGAAGAACTGAGCCGTGTTTTCCGGAACGATGCCGGGACGGGTTTTGTGGATGTGTCCGCAGAGCTTGGCCTTACCATTCCGGGCCGGTCAGCGCGCCAGACCAACTGGATCGACTATGACAATGATGGTGATCTGGATGTTTATTCGGCCAACCGTGCGGGTACGAACAAGCTGTTCGAAAACACCGGAGGTGTGTTTGCGGAAGTATTTGTGGGCGAGGGCCCAAGCGATGAGCGTCCAACGGTCGGAGCTTGCTGGTTCGATTATAATCTGGATGGGCGGCTTGATCTCTTCCTTGCCAACCAGTCCGGCGCTGAAGACGCCGTCTGGAAAAATGACATTTCCGGCTTCACCGATGTGGCTTCTGAAGCCGGTATAATCACTACCGGGCGCACGAAGCAGGAAGGCGGCGTTGGCTGCGCGGTCGGAGATTTCGACAATGATGGCCGGCTGGACATCTATTTCATCAATTATGGCGCCAACAAGCTCTACCGGAACACCGGCGAAGGCGGGTTCGAGGATGTCACCGAAGCCTCAGGAGTTGCAGACCCCGACCATGCGGTCGGCGGCGATTGGGGCGACTTCAACAATGACGGATTTCTCGACCTGTTCGTCGTGGGATATGAGGGGCCGTTCGGCGAGCAGGTACCTGTCAACTATCTGTACCTGAATGACGGGCAGGGGGGCTTCTCCAATATCCTGCCACTCGATCACCCGATCAATGCCGGCGATCATGGTGTGATATGGGTAGACTATGATCTTGATGGCGCGCTCGATCTTTCGCTGACGGATGGCTACGGACCGGAGGGCGGACATTTCGTGTTCCGGAACGAACTCGGTGCCGGGACGGGACTGAATGTCATGGTGCTGAATTCTGCGGGACTTCGCGTTGTTCCGGGTGCGGAAGTTCGCCTGTATGACGCGGCCGGCGACATTCTTGCGACCCGCCTGGTTCACACCGGAGGCGGCTATAACGCGCAGAGCGCTGTTCCCGTACATTTCGGCCTGAAGGACGCCGAGTCCGTGACTGTGGAGGTGACGTTTCTGACTGCGCAGGGACGCGTCACTCAGAAAGTGACAGGGGTCGATCCGGTAGAATGGGCAGGCAAGGCGCTGGTTGTTCAGCAAGAATAA
- a CDS encoding FecR family protein encodes MKQDNGKGDRIDAAARSWAVYLHSGDAKPDKIAEFDAWLAADAAHVHAFRRYEKLMSDLVLIPELGEVGLFEGTRAAPGVIAAKVPRRSSQRVAAFVMMIALVGGGITVFGAGRTFQDASPAMVPGYETTIAEIRDVQLADGSVVTLGARSRIEPTFTDKMRIVKLYEGEAFFDVAPDPARPFYVEAGDRLIRVVGTRFDVRQGPETVRIAVVEGVVEVLQADNPRKAEAAREGIAKDVLRAGDEVVARIGSGEKTIGEIEPAEAAPWRRGWLTYENASLGEIVADANRYSPRQIVFEGEGIADLRMTAAFSVEKIDQFILGLEVTYDLYADYSEPDRVRLSRP; translated from the coding sequence AACGGTAAGGGGGACCGGATCGACGCGGCAGCCCGCAGCTGGGCGGTGTATCTGCATTCGGGCGATGCAAAGCCCGACAAGATTGCGGAGTTTGACGCCTGGCTCGCGGCAGACGCGGCGCATGTCCATGCGTTCCGCCGTTACGAGAAGCTGATGAGCGATCTGGTGCTCATTCCGGAACTCGGTGAGGTAGGGCTTTTTGAGGGAACCCGCGCGGCGCCGGGTGTAATTGCGGCCAAGGTGCCCCGCCGGTCCAGCCAGCGGGTTGCTGCGTTCGTCATGATGATCGCTCTGGTTGGTGGCGGCATCACCGTCTTCGGCGCAGGGCGGACGTTTCAAGACGCGTCGCCCGCAATGGTGCCGGGTTATGAAACAACCATTGCGGAGATTCGGGATGTCCAGCTGGCCGATGGCAGCGTCGTGACCCTCGGCGCGCGCTCACGCATCGAGCCCACATTCACCGACAAAATGCGGATCGTGAAACTCTATGAGGGCGAGGCATTCTTCGACGTAGCGCCCGATCCGGCCCGGCCTTTCTATGTAGAGGCCGGAGATCGGCTGATCCGCGTGGTGGGCACACGGTTCGATGTGCGCCAAGGCCCGGAGACCGTCCGGATCGCTGTAGTTGAAGGCGTGGTCGAAGTTCTTCAGGCGGACAATCCCCGCAAGGCCGAGGCCGCGCGGGAAGGGATCGCGAAAGACGTATTGCGCGCGGGCGATGAAGTGGTGGCACGCATCGGGTCCGGCGAAAAAACCATCGGTGAGATAGAACCAGCCGAGGCCGCGCCCTGGCGCCGGGGCTGGCTGACTTACGAGAATGCCAGCCTGGGCGAGATTGTCGCCGATGCCAACAGATACAGCCCCCGACAGATTGTTTTTGAGGGGGAGGGCATCGCAGACCTGCGGATGACGGCGGCTTTCAGTGTCGAAAAAATCGATCAGTTCATTCTCGGCCTTGAGGTCACATATGATCTGTATGCAGATTATTCTGAGCCGGACCGGGTCCGTTTGAGCCGTCCCTAG
- a CDS encoding TonB-dependent receptor yields the protein MTALQFATGSAQVIASSPATFEIESQSLAKALVKYSEQSHLVIVAPEELVEGKTSARVQGVLAPEQALNSLLSGTGLTAQSHKNGALTLKRTWVEEGRGPAGPLVLAQATTAAPQPAPAPATSPAEEESPSIQETVIVTGVRGAPRSVIDSPTPIDVFSAEDIQQGSPTGVFESLRYLVPSFNLPTRAGGGTATVIATGGLRGLNPDHTLVLVNGKRRHKTALINSVSSLYNGAAGVDLNMIPSSAIARIEVLRDGAAAQYGSDAIAGVINIILKDAPEGGEASVSFGENMDRSDGEFLTGSVNQGYAIGDSGFAHLSYSYMDRNASNRAVPIADSVNLYPLLPDGSRDPREASIDRLVTTNYGAFPQTSHTFGATLGYETKGVELYAFGTYGARTSVLDWSFRAPNNLASLPEVYPNGFSPRLTIYEDDLEVAGGIRGSFDEWGWDLSSNFGTDITDWENDNGLNASLGPASPTHFEVGRLISSEWVNSFDATRAYDLTDAGELQVSFGFQHRLEKYEIEQGDEASWAAGSYVRPPGQPFEGQVQTPGSQATPGFRPDDAGSVERNNLSAYGELGWSATDKLFISGAARFESFDDDAGEELIYKVNGRYEFTDWVAARASYNTGFRAPTPAQQAYSSTTSQFRDLDGDGENELLLLKNLPVDSAAAIALGSSPLVPETSTNASIGLTLTPLSNLAVTIDAYRIDVDDRIAVTTTFSPLDNRLSADGVTTIGDQIQSILTANGLPAEISGQYYTNAIDTRTEGIDVVATYTIPTDSLGDFAVKAGYNKNTTEITGIIDNPAALSALGDIEIFDRSKQGALTDSIPDSKITLGLDWVFGKFSANARTTRFGTYTVLNATNPSADYDVDPAWITDIEIGYEISEALSVFAGANNVFNEYPQEINPPGATNGSNMYNTFAPFGFTGGSWFVRGIYKW from the coding sequence ATGACCGCGCTTCAGTTCGCGACGGGGTCTGCCCAGGTTATCGCCAGCTCGCCGGCGACCTTTGAAATCGAGTCCCAGTCCCTCGCCAAGGCGCTGGTGAAGTATTCAGAACAGTCTCACCTTGTCATCGTGGCGCCTGAGGAGCTTGTCGAAGGCAAGACTTCTGCGCGGGTGCAGGGCGTTCTGGCGCCGGAGCAGGCGCTCAACAGCCTTCTGTCCGGGACCGGGCTGACAGCGCAATCGCATAAGAATGGCGCGCTGACGCTGAAACGGACATGGGTTGAGGAGGGCCGGGGACCAGCGGGCCCTTTAGTGCTGGCTCAGGCGACAACAGCCGCGCCCCAGCCAGCTCCAGCCCCCGCGACTAGCCCGGCAGAAGAAGAGTCTCCCAGCATTCAGGAAACGGTTATCGTGACCGGTGTGCGCGGCGCGCCGCGCTCGGTGATCGACAGCCCGACGCCTATCGATGTGTTCTCGGCTGAAGACATCCAGCAGGGGAGCCCGACCGGGGTGTTTGAGTCCCTGCGGTATCTCGTTCCCTCCTTCAACCTGCCCACCCGTGCAGGCGGCGGCACAGCCACCGTGATCGCTACGGGCGGCTTACGCGGCCTGAACCCGGACCACACGCTGGTGCTCGTCAACGGCAAGCGCCGGCACAAGACCGCGCTCATCAACTCGGTCTCCTCGCTCTATAATGGTGCGGCGGGTGTCGACCTGAACATGATCCCGTCCTCGGCGATTGCGCGGATTGAAGTGCTGCGCGATGGCGCCGCGGCGCAGTATGGCTCTGACGCCATTGCCGGCGTGATCAACATCATTCTCAAAGATGCGCCCGAAGGCGGCGAGGCATCTGTCAGCTTCGGCGAGAATATGGACCGCTCCGACGGCGAATTCCTTACCGGCTCGGTCAACCAGGGCTACGCGATCGGGGACAGCGGGTTTGCGCATTTGTCCTACAGCTATATGGACCGGAATGCGTCCAACCGCGCAGTGCCGATTGCCGACTCTGTGAACCTCTATCCGCTGCTTCCCGACGGTTCGCGCGATCCGCGGGAGGCGAGCATAGACCGCCTTGTCACCACGAATTACGGGGCCTTCCCGCAGACGTCGCACACATTCGGGGCCACTCTCGGTTATGAAACCAAGGGCGTCGAACTCTACGCCTTCGGCACCTATGGCGCGCGCACGTCCGTGCTCGACTGGTCGTTCCGTGCCCCTAATAACCTTGCATCGCTGCCGGAAGTTTATCCCAACGGTTTCAGTCCGCGCCTGACCATCTATGAAGATGACCTTGAGGTTGCAGGGGGTATCCGCGGCAGCTTTGACGAATGGGGATGGGACCTCTCCAGCAACTTCGGCACCGACATCACCGATTGGGAAAACGACAATGGCCTGAATGCCAGCCTCGGGCCGGCGAGCCCGACGCATTTTGAAGTGGGCCGCCTGATTTCGTCCGAATGGGTCAACTCGTTTGATGCGACGCGGGCCTATGATCTGACCGATGCCGGTGAGCTGCAGGTGTCGTTTGGTTTCCAGCATCGCCTGGAGAAATACGAGATCGAGCAGGGCGACGAAGCCAGCTGGGCGGCGGGCAGCTATGTGCGTCCTCCCGGTCAGCCGTTTGAGGGGCAGGTGCAGACGCCGGGTTCCCAGGCAACGCCCGGCTTCCGTCCGGATGACGCAGGCTCTGTGGAGCGCAACAACCTGTCAGCCTATGGCGAGCTGGGCTGGAGCGCGACCGACAAGCTGTTCATTTCCGGCGCCGCGCGATTTGAAAGCTTTGATGATGATGCGGGCGAGGAGCTGATCTACAAGGTCAACGGGCGTTACGAGTTCACCGACTGGGTAGCGGCGCGGGCATCCTACAATACAGGCTTCCGTGCGCCGACACCGGCCCAGCAGGCCTATTCCTCCACCACCAGTCAGTTCCGCGATCTGGATGGCGATGGTGAGAATGAGCTGCTGCTCCTGAAAAACCTGCCGGTCGACTCGGCCGCAGCTATCGCTCTTGGGTCATCGCCGCTGGTTCCGGAAACATCCACGAATGCCAGCATCGGCCTCACCCTGACGCCGTTGAGCAACCTGGCTGTCACCATTGATGCCTACCGGATCGATGTGGATGACCGGATCGCAGTGACAACCACCTTCTCGCCGCTCGACAACCGTCTGTCGGCGGACGGCGTCACCACGATCGGTGACCAGATCCAGTCGATTCTGACAGCTAACGGGCTGCCCGCCGAGATCAGCGGCCAGTATTACACCAATGCCATCGATACACGCACGGAAGGTATCGATGTTGTGGCCACCTACACGATTCCGACTGACTCCCTCGGCGATTTCGCGGTCAAGGCCGGGTATAACAAGAACACAACCGAGATCACGGGCATCATCGATAATCCGGCGGCGCTTTCGGCCCTTGGGGATATCGAGATTTTTGACCGCAGCAAGCAGGGCGCGCTGACTGACTCCATACCGGACTCCAAGATCACGCTTGGTCTTGATTGGGTGTTTGGAAAGTTCTCTGCAAACGCCCGGACGACCCGATTTGGCACGTATACCGTTCTGAATGCGACCAATCCGTCCGCCGACTATGATGTCGATCCCGCCTGGATCACGGACATTGAGATTGGATATGAAATCAGTGAGGCGCTCAGTGTCTTCGCTGGCGCGAACAACGTGTTCAACGAGTACCCGCAGGAAATCAATCCTCCGGGCGCCACCAACGGCTCGAACATGTACAACACGTTTGCGCCATTTGGTTTCACGGGCGGATCATGGTTCGTGCGCGGTATATATAAGTGGTGA
- a CDS encoding inositol monophosphatase family protein encodes MTSIRNIADDIALARRLADAAWAAIRPHFRNLDAVDHKSGTEKSGFDPVTEADRAAELAMRALISTQRPDDGVTGEEFPETASTSGWRWYFDPIDGTRAFVAGLPVWTTLIALVNPEGVPVIGVIDQPVVGERYLGWPGGAEMQTPEGTFPIRVSGNPDLRTATIATTDPFIFTPPEQGAWNHLRATARIARYGLDAYAYARIAGGTLDLVAESGLKAWDVAALIPVVRGAGGLATNWRGEPPALGGQIVCAASQGILAQALLALRRAAD; translated from the coding sequence ATGACCTCTATCCGAAATATCGCAGACGACATCGCCCTCGCCCGCCGGCTCGCTGATGCCGCATGGGCCGCCATCCGCCCGCATTTCCGGAATCTGGACGCCGTCGATCATAAATCCGGCACGGAAAAATCCGGCTTCGACCCCGTGACTGAAGCAGACCGCGCCGCCGAACTGGCGATGCGCGCTCTCATTTCCACGCAGCGCCCGGATGACGGCGTCACGGGCGAGGAATTCCCGGAAACCGCCTCAACCAGCGGCTGGCGCTGGTATTTTGACCCAATCGACGGCACGCGCGCCTTCGTCGCCGGCCTGCCTGTCTGGACCACGCTCATTGCCCTCGTGAACCCCGAGGGCGTTCCGGTGATCGGCGTTATCGACCAGCCTGTGGTGGGCGAGCGCTATCTCGGCTGGCCCGGCGGCGCAGAGATGCAAACTCCAGAGGGCACGTTCCCGATCAGAGTTTCAGGCAATCCCGACCTGCGCACCGCCACCATCGCGACAACCGATCCCTTCATCTTCACCCCGCCCGAACAGGGCGCATGGAACCATCTGCGCGCCACCGCGCGGATCGCCCGCTACGGGCTTGATGCCTATGCCTACGCCCGCATTGCCGGGGGCACGCTGGATCTGGTCGCCGAGTCGGGCCTCAAGGCCTGGGATGTGGCCGCGCTTATCCCTGTTGTTCGTGGCGCGGGCGGCCTTGCTACAAACTGGCGAGGCGAACCACCAGCGCTCGGCGGGCAGATCGTCTGCGCCGCCAGCCAGGGCATTCTCGCTCAGGCGCTGCTCGCCCTGCGCCGCGCGGCAGACTGA